The following are encoded together in the Phaseolus vulgaris cultivar G19833 chromosome 9, P. vulgaris v2.0, whole genome shotgun sequence genome:
- the LOC137821718 gene encoding probable sarcosine oxidase — MEDSQFDVIIVGAGVMGSATAYNAAKRGLRTLLLEQYDFLHHCGSSHGESRTIRVSYIQKHYYRLVMESYNLWRELEAQVGYQVYFKAQHFDMGSSHDPTIRSLVDYCQTHAIPFQLLRRGQVAEKFGGRIDIPEDWVGISNEYGGIIKPTKAVAMFQTLAYKNGAFLVDNAKVVDIKKNKECGGVEVVTASGKRFRGKKCVVTVGAWAQRLVKTVSGVELPIVPLEAHVCYWRIKEGQEGKFAIGTGFPTFASFGDTYIYGTPTLEFPGLIKVGVHGGKQCNPDKRSWGPAVMMEELKKWVEERLSGMVVSSEPVIKQSCMYSMTPDEDFVIDFLGGEFGKDVVIGGGFSGHGFKMAPVIGRILAELAADGEAKGVDLKYFRIGRFRVTSKI; from the coding sequence ATGGAAGATTCCCAGTTTGACGTTATAATCGTGGGAGCTGGCGTCATGGGCAGCGCCACCGCCTACAACGCGGCCAAACGTGGTCTTAGGACCCTTCTCCTCGAACAATACGACTTCCTCCACCACTGTGGTTCCTCCCACGGCGAATCCCGCACAATCCGAGTCTCCTATATCCAAAAACACTACTACCGTTTGGTCATGGAGTCTTACAACCTCTGGCGAGAGTTAGAGGCCCAAGTAGGGTACCAGGTCTACTTCAAGGCCCAACACTTCGACATGGGCTCCTCTCACGACCCCACAATCCGCTCCCTCGTCGACTACTGCCAGACCCACGCCATCCCCTTCCAGCTCCTCCGCCGCGGCCAGGTCGCTGAGAAATTCGGCGGCCGCATCGACATCCCGGAGGATTGGGTGGGTATCTCCAACGAGTATGGCGGCATCATCAAGCCCACCAAAGCCGTGGCCATGTTCCAGACACTCGCCTACAAAAACGGCGCCTTCTTGGTGGACAACGCCAAGGTGGTGGACatcaagaaaaacaaagaatgtGGGGGCGTGGAAGTTGTCACCGCAAGCGGTAAGAGATTCCGCGGTAAAAAGTGCGTTGTAACTGTGGGGGCGTGGGCGCAGAGGTTAGTTAAAACGGTTAGTGGGGTTGAACTCCCGATAGTGCCCCTGGAGGCGCACGTTTGTTACTGGAGAATTAAGGAGGGGCAGGAAGGGAAATTCGCCATAGGGACAGGGTTCCCTACGTTTGCGTCCTTCGGGGACACGTACATTTACGGAACGCCAACGTTGGAGTTTCCGGGGTTGATTAAGGTCGGGGTGCACGGAGGGAAGCAGTGCAACCCCGACAAGAGGTCCTGGGGCCCGGCGGTGATGATGGAGGAGTTGAAAAAGTGGGTGGAGGAGAGGTTGTCTGGCATGGTCGTTTCCAGTGAGCCTGTCATAAAACAGTCTTGCATGTACTCCATGACACCGGACGAGGATTTCGTTATTGATTTCTTGGGTGGTGAGTTCGGAAAGGACGTGGTAATCGGAGGCGGGTTTTCGGGTCACGGCTTCAAGATGGCTCCGGTAATCGGGAGGATATTGGCGGAGCTTGCGGCGGACGGGGAAGCCAAAGGGGTTGATCTCAAATACTTTAGGATCGGAAGGTTCAGGGTAACCTCCAAGATTTAG